Part of the Saccharicrinis carchari genome is shown below.
TTCGTTCGGTTTTGGCGCGTATTTTTTCGCATGTGCTTCTGTTCAGACTGAAAAGAAAGCACACCGTAACCGCCACGCAACTTACAGTTACCGTTACCTGCAAGCTGAAAAACCGACAATATGAAAACATTTTTATTCGCATGGAATCCTAAAAAATGGAATTGGACAACTCTTGAACAGAGTATTGACCAAATAGAGCAAACAGGTCGTGCGTCTGAAAAATGGAGTGTTGTAAGTCATAAAAAAATCCAACCAGGCGACAGAGCTTTCCTTATTCGACTTGGAAAAGAACCAAAAGGGATAATGGGAGCAGGATTCGTTGTTTCACCCGTATTTCTCTCACCACATTGGGACGGTTCTGACAGATTAGTGAATAGAGTTATGATTGATTTTGAAGTAATTCTAAACCCTGAAAAAGAACCGTTATTAAGTCTTGATTTATTAAAACAAGGAGATTTAGCAAAAGTAAATTGGACACCTCAATCATCAGGTATTGAAATTCATCAAGAAGTAACAGACGAATTAGAATCTGTATGGTTTGACTTTTTAACAACACAAGAAATCAGACATAATCCATTTAAGGAAACAGAAAAAGACGAACAAAAAGTATATACAGAAGGGACACCAAATCAAGTTTTGGTAACCAAATATGAACGAAATCCATTTGCACGAAAAACTTGTATTCAATATTATGGTCTTTCTTGTTCTGTTTGCGGACTTGACTTTGAAAAAAAATACGGAGAGTTAGGAAAAGGATTCATTCATGTTCACCATTTAAAACAAGTAGCTGACATTGGAAAGGAATATAAAATTGACCCAATTCAAGATTTGAGACCTGTTTGCCCGAATTGCCACGCAATGATTCATAAACGGAAAGAGCCATATTCAATCGAAGAAATTAAAGAAGTATTAAAATAAACGAGAACTTATTTAATGAAACTATCAGACCTTACAATAGAAAGTATTAAAGAATTTATTTCAGGAGACAATGGTTTAACACCTCGTTTATCGGGACCCAATATTTTAAAACTTTTCAATAAAGTAGGTTTTAAGGATGTATATAAATTTCAAGATGGCGGTATGCCCAAATCTTTGAGTAGAAATGATTATGTATTAGAAAAGCTATATGAAATAAATGGCACAAAGGAAATGGTAAATCTTTTGGAAATAGTTTTTGACCCAAGACATTTTGCAATTGATAATTCAAAGGTAATTAAAGAGTCAGTTGATAAAATGAATCCATTAATTCAACAAGATGGATACCGCCTTGAAGACATTGATGGTAGGTATAAAATAATCGGAGCTGATTTGCCAGAGGAAATAGAAGTAGAAATTCATTTTGAAGATATACAGAATCAAATTATTGAACAGGTAAGTAATGCAAAATTTTCCATTTGGATTGCTGTGGCTTGGTTCACAGACAAAGTTTTAATGCGTGAATTATTTAATAAGCAAAAGCAAGGAATTAATGTCAGACTTGTGGTTTTAAATGATGATATCAACAAAAATTACGGATTTGAATATGAAAAATACTTTGAGACTAAAAGAGCTGAACCAACAGGTATTTATAAAA
Proteins encoded:
- a CDS encoding HNH endonuclease; translated protein: MKTFLFAWNPKKWNWTTLEQSIDQIEQTGRASEKWSVVSHKKIQPGDRAFLIRLGKEPKGIMGAGFVVSPVFLSPHWDGSDRLVNRVMIDFEVILNPEKEPLLSLDLLKQGDLAKVNWTPQSSGIEIHQEVTDELESVWFDFLTTQEIRHNPFKETEKDEQKVYTEGTPNQVLVTKYERNPFARKTCIQYYGLSCSVCGLDFEKKYGELGKGFIHVHHLKQVADIGKEYKIDPIQDLRPVCPNCHAMIHKRKEPYSIEEIKEVLK
- a CDS encoding phospholipase D-like domain-containing protein encodes the protein MKLSDLTIESIKEFISGDNGLTPRLSGPNILKLFNKVGFKDVYKFQDGGMPKSLSRNDYVLEKLYEINGTKEMVNLLEIVFDPRHFAIDNSKVIKESVDKMNPLIQQDGYRLEDIDGRYKIIGADLPEEIEVEIHFEDIQNQIIEQVSNAKFSIWIAVAWFTDKVLMRELFNKQKQGINVRLVVLNDDINKNYGFEYEKYFETKRAEPTGIYKNIMHHKFCIIDMKTVIHGSYNWTNKARWNKETISVDNSRELAEKFSTEFIKMIK